A single Providencia manganoxydans DNA region contains:
- the aceE gene encoding pyruvate dehydrogenase (acetyl-transferring), homodimeric type, translating to MSDMLKNDVDPIETRDWLQAIESVIREEGVDRAQFIIEQVLSEARKGGVNIAAGASSHSDYINTIAVEDEPAYPGNMDLERRIRSAIRWNAVMTVLRASKKDLELGGHMASFQSSATLYEVCFNHFFRAHNNNDGGDLVFFQGHISPGIYARAFLEGRLTEEQMNNFRQEIGGKGLSSYPHPKLMPDFWQFPTVSMGLGPINAIYQAKFLKYLENRGLKDTSAQRVYAFLGDGEMDEPESKGAITIATRDKLDNLVFVINCNLQRLDGPVTGNGKIVNELEGIFSGAGWQVIKVMWGDRWDELLRKDTSGKLVQLMNETLDGDYQTFKSRDGAYVREHFFNRYPETAALVKDMTDDEIWALNRGGHDPKKVYAAFQKAKETKGKPTVILAQTIKGYGMGETAEGKNIAHQVKKMNMDGVRHFRDQFNVPVADDQIENLPYITFEKDSEEYKYLHERRQALGGYLPARRTHFDEKLEIPALSDFNQLLEEQSKEISTTIAFVRALNVMLKNNSIKERLVPIIADEARTFGMEGLFRQIGIYSPKGQQYTPQDREQVAYYKEDSKGQILQEGINELGAGSSWLAAATSYSTNNLPMIPFYIYYSMFGFQRIGDLMWAAGDQQARGFLIGGTSGRTTLNGEGLQHEDGHSHIQSLTIPNCISYDPAFAYEVAVIMQDGLERMYGEKQENVYYYITTLNENYHMPAMPEGAEEGIRKGIYKLASIEGSKGKVQLLGSGSMMRHVREAANVLSTEYGIGSDVYSVTSFTELARDGQDCERWNMLHPSQEPRVPYVAQVMNDAPAVASTDYMKLFAEQIRTYVPASDYRVLGTDGFGRSDSRENLRHHFEVDTSYVIVAALGELAKRGEIDVKVVEEAIKKYNINPEKVNPRLA from the coding sequence ATGTCAGATATGTTGAAAAATGACGTGGATCCGATTGAAACTCGCGACTGGCTACAGGCGATTGAATCGGTCATCCGTGAAGAAGGTGTTGATCGTGCTCAGTTCATTATCGAACAGGTATTGAGTGAAGCACGTAAAGGCGGCGTAAATATTGCTGCTGGTGCATCTAGTCATTCTGATTATATCAACACTATCGCTGTTGAAGACGAGCCTGCATACCCTGGTAACATGGATTTGGAGCGCCGTATTCGCTCCGCGATTCGTTGGAACGCAGTAATGACTGTTTTGCGTGCTTCTAAGAAAGATTTGGAACTGGGTGGCCATATGGCATCATTCCAGTCTTCTGCGACTTTATATGAAGTATGTTTCAACCATTTCTTCCGCGCTCATAACAACAATGACGGTGGCGATCTGGTCTTCTTCCAAGGGCATATATCTCCAGGGATCTACGCTCGCGCATTCTTAGAAGGTCGTTTGACTGAAGAGCAGATGAATAACTTCCGTCAAGAAATTGGTGGTAAAGGTCTATCTTCTTATCCACACCCTAAATTGATGCCTGATTTCTGGCAATTCCCAACAGTATCAATGGGTCTAGGTCCAATCAATGCGATCTATCAAGCTAAATTCCTGAAATATTTAGAGAACCGTGGTCTGAAAGATACTTCAGCACAACGTGTTTACGCATTCTTAGGTGATGGTGAGATGGATGAGCCAGAATCGAAAGGTGCGATTACTATCGCAACGCGTGACAAGTTAGATAACCTTGTATTTGTTATCAACTGTAACTTACAGCGTTTAGATGGTCCAGTAACAGGTAACGGTAAAATCGTTAATGAACTTGAAGGCATCTTCAGTGGTGCTGGCTGGCAAGTTATCAAAGTTATGTGGGGCGATCGTTGGGATGAACTGCTGCGTAAAGACACCAGCGGTAAACTTGTTCAATTAATGAACGAAACCCTTGATGGCGATTACCAAACATTTAAATCACGTGACGGTGCGTACGTGCGTGAGCATTTCTTCAATCGTTACCCAGAGACTGCTGCATTAGTTAAAGATATGACTGATGATGAAATTTGGGCGCTGAACCGTGGTGGTCACGATCCGAAGAAAGTGTATGCAGCATTCCAAAAAGCGAAAGAAACTAAAGGCAAACCAACTGTTATTTTAGCTCAAACCATCAAAGGTTATGGTATGGGTGAAACAGCAGAAGGTAAAAACATTGCTCACCAAGTGAAAAAAATGAACATGGATGGTGTTCGCCACTTCCGTGATCAGTTCAATGTGCCTGTTGCAGATGATCAAATTGAAAACCTGCCATATATCACTTTTGAAAAAGATTCAGAAGAGTACAAATATCTGCATGAGCGTCGTCAAGCCCTTGGCGGTTACTTGCCAGCTCGTCGTACTCACTTCGATGAAAAATTAGAAATTCCTGCACTGTCAGATTTCAATCAATTACTTGAAGAGCAATCAAAAGAAATTTCAACCACTATCGCATTTGTTCGTGCGTTAAACGTGATGTTGAAAAACAATTCTATTAAAGAACGTTTAGTGCCAATCATCGCTGATGAAGCGCGTACCTTTGGTATGGAAGGTCTGTTCCGTCAAATCGGTATCTACAGCCCTAAAGGTCAGCAGTATACACCACAGGATCGTGAGCAAGTTGCTTACTATAAAGAAGATTCTAAAGGTCAAATTCTGCAAGAAGGTATCAACGAATTGGGCGCAGGCTCATCATGGTTAGCGGCTGCGACCTCATACAGCACCAACAACCTGCCAATGATCCCATTCTATATCTACTACTCAATGTTCGGTTTCCAACGTATTGGTGACCTGATGTGGGCAGCAGGTGACCAGCAGGCTCGTGGCTTCTTAATTGGTGGTACTTCAGGCCGTACAACCTTAAATGGTGAAGGCTTACAACACGAAGATGGTCATAGCCATATTCAGTCACTGACTATTCCTAACTGTATCTCTTATGACCCAGCATTTGCTTATGAAGTGGCTGTGATCATGCAAGATGGTTTGGAGCGTATGTATGGTGAAAAACAAGAGAACGTGTACTACTACATCACGACTCTGAATGAAAACTATCATATGCCAGCAATGCCAGAAGGCGCAGAAGAAGGTATCCGTAAAGGTATCTACAAACTGGCTTCCATTGAAGGTAGCAAAGGTAAAGTTCAGCTGTTAGGTTCTGGTTCTATGATGCGCCATGTCCGTGAAGCTGCGAATGTACTGTCTACTGAATACGGTATTGGCTCTGATGTCTACAGTGTAACCTCATTTACAGAATTGGCGCGTGATGGTCAAGATTGTGAACGTTGGAACATGCTGCACCCATCTCAAGAACCACGTGTGCCATATGTTGCTCAAGTGATGAATGATGCGCCAGCAGTTGCATCTACTGACTACATGAAACTGTTTGCAGAACAAATCCGTACTTACGTACCAGCAAGCGACTATCGCGTATTGGGTACTGATGGTTTCGGCCGTTCTGACAGCCGTGAAAACCTACGTCACCACTTCGAAGTTGATACTTCATATGTGATTGTTGCGGCGTTAGGTGAGTTGGCTAAACGTGGTGAGATTGATGTTAAAGTCGTTGAAGAAGCGATTAAAAAATACAACATCAACCCAGAAAAAGTTAATCCACGTCTGGCATAA